The Chthoniobacterales bacterium genome has a segment encoding these proteins:
- a CDS encoding autotransporter-associated beta strand repeat-containing protein, with product MSSKHFRRSARHLTGGLAASFAGLALLTPIARAADATWNVDAADSWATDAAWNPAAAPGSTSSTTSTDTATFGSVITAARTVTVDANRNVSGINFSGNSFAYTLSGGNLLLSAGGTIQTSGAGSNTFVDNVNSAITLQGDYAFTAGSTNTNHTLSIGTTVTSAVVGGTTTLTLNGANTGVAGTNTVTNVITGIISNGTSTVAISKSGAGKWALSGANTYSGGTTVTAGILEVRNNNALGTGAVTLNGGTLQGAGGANVSIANNIVAQTGTTSTLTTNGRDLTIAGNITGSGNINRSAPPTATTVFLSGNNSGYTGTFTQANNGNAVVRFGNANGGSAAASWVFQNTTAGRTTLDYAGSATISFGSMTGNGHIQANIAGTKTISAGALGSNDTFSGILAANTFTPTALLALTKVGSGTLTLSGANTYTAGTLVSGGTLATSGTGTLGTGNVTLDGTSPVVLTLGSAVSFGDSATLTFAGNSTINMNFTGSDVLGSVTNGSLTLTPGSYTAAQLNTFFGGSNFVDAGALGGTLTVVPEPHQFALAIVGLLGVMVFMRRRNQQA from the coding sequence ATGTCTTCAAAACACTTCCGTCGTTCAGCTCGCCACTTGACGGGTGGCCTCGCTGCCTCCTTCGCGGGGCTGGCGCTCCTTACACCAATCGCACGCGCTGCGGATGCGACGTGGAATGTCGACGCAGCCGACTCTTGGGCGACAGACGCGGCTTGGAATCCGGCAGCGGCACCTGGCTCAACCAGTTCGACGACCAGCACCGATACGGCGACATTTGGATCGGTCATTACCGCCGCGCGCACTGTGACGGTCGATGCGAATCGCAATGTTTCCGGAATCAATTTCTCCGGCAATAGTTTTGCCTACACGCTGAGTGGCGGCAACCTGCTTTTGAGCGCGGGCGGAACGATCCAGACCAGCGGCGCGGGCAGCAACACTTTCGTCGATAACGTCAACTCGGCGATCACCTTGCAGGGTGACTACGCCTTTACGGCGGGTTCCACGAACACGAATCACACTTTGAGCATTGGCACGACGGTGACCAGCGCTGTGGTGGGGGGCACTACAACCCTGACGCTCAATGGTGCGAATACCGGCGTTGCCGGCACAAATACCGTCACAAATGTGATCACCGGTATTATCAGCAATGGCACGAGCACTGTCGCGATTTCCAAGTCGGGCGCTGGGAAATGGGCCTTGAGCGGTGCCAACACCTACAGCGGCGGCACGACGGTCACTGCGGGCATTCTGGAAGTTCGAAACAACAACGCTCTCGGAACGGGCGCGGTCACGCTGAATGGCGGCACCTTGCAAGGCGCTGGTGGGGCGAATGTCTCGATCGCGAATAATATCGTGGCGCAAACCGGCACCACTTCAACTCTAACTACCAATGGTCGAGATCTTACGATCGCTGGCAATATCACCGGGAGTGGCAACATCAATCGAAGCGCGCCACCAACCGCCACTACCGTATTTCTTAGTGGAAATAACAGCGGCTATACTGGCACGTTCACGCAGGCGAATAATGGGAATGCCGTCGTTCGTTTCGGCAATGCGAACGGAGGCAGCGCTGCCGCCAGTTGGGTCTTTCAAAACACGACTGCAGGCAGAACCACGCTGGATTATGCCGGCTCCGCCACGATTTCGTTCGGCTCGATGACCGGAAATGGGCACATCCAAGCAAACATCGCCGGAACCAAGACGATCTCGGCGGGTGCGTTGGGCTCGAATGACACCTTCTCGGGCATCCTTGCCGCGAACACCTTTACTCCCACCGCATTGTTGGCCCTGACCAAGGTCGGCAGTGGCACTTTGACGCTCTCCGGCGCCAATACCTACACCGCCGGCACGCTGGTTAGTGGTGGCACGCTCGCCACTTCGGGCACGGGCACGCTCGGCACGGGTAATGTGACCTTGGATGGAACAAGTCCGGTGGTTTTGACTCTTGGAAGCGCTGTGTCCTTTGGAGATTCCGCGACACTTACCTTCGCGGGGAATTCGACCATCAACATGAATTTCACCGGAAGCGATGTGCTGGGTAGTGTTACCAACGGATCGCTGACTCTCACCCCGGGATCTTACACGGCCGCTCAGCTCAATACCTTCTTTGGTGGCTCCAACTTCGTGGATGCAGGCGCTCTGGGTGGAACACTTACGGTGGTTCCTGAGCCGCATCAGTTCGCGCTCGCGATCGTGGGGCTGCTCGGTGTGATGGTCTTCATGCGCCGCCGCAACCAGCAAGCCTAG
- a CDS encoding RICIN domain-containing protein: MKKLVVFTAVALFGAMASPARAYTHPCIPQTAEDLAFIKASLNQEPWKSGYAALAATSTAQLNWQMDGPYAQVSRKGSYDANLTAWGNSMNAVYNLARMWYFTGNEDYAKKARDILIAWATTNTTFNGNEAGLALGDAAYAWGGGASILRGTWPGWTAADTAAVQNYFANVFWPNCQSNLNVTGPCNKGDIAKEAGIAIAVFCDDTAKFDHVVNLYRTYYGSGLMDTLPTGQLGETGRDGGHAFGSLNALAFVAEVAYKQGVDLFSELDNRLLACGEYYSRNTYTTDNPYVPFGTIDWQWMNNAAGPYVADRGAFYILQNAYRHRKNLPTPWIDRKLQDQPVNNSNWMSARTADHTTAPALSPVTFPAVSPASSGLTLTTLGSQTSGRSLSYSNGTWTMTGLGNGVWQNTADDCQFAYATMTGDCAMVARVNSFTYSGSNNGKAGLMIRDNLINTISQRAWVGVVPAATNLMESHVRGFTENGSYDTHSHQWSPAQALPYWFKIERRGKQITTFVSGDGASWSPQTCSYYGNLPSTLYIGLHISSGNATPVTATFDNVAFTGGSGGPVTIPPTPKGVIANGSIKAITVRWLASFGATSYDLLRSTTSGSGYTALASNLSGTSYVDTTAAAGTTYYYVVRAKNSAGTSGNSPQHYSARMTSPMVNIAFSGTSTASFNQGSSTEGSAKAFDGNPGSKWYGYNSPTGWLQYDFGASNAQVVKRYTINSADVATRDPKDWQFQGSQDGSTWTTLDTQSGQSFLVVMSQNTYNIGNTTAYRYYRINVTANNGATGTAIAELGLWSDSGQTIPDGIYRIVSRKSTKVLDLVNGGTADGTDATQWGWNGGDDQKWTLTYLGNGQYKAVGVASSKLLEVTGASTSNGAVVQVMTSNNNNCQKWTVAPSGDGAFQLLNVNSAKAMDVASGSTADGAGIIQWPYSGADNQQWRFGLTQ, translated from the coding sequence ATGAAAAAACTTGTTGTATTCACGGCCGTTGCGCTTTTCGGCGCAATGGCTTCCCCCGCGCGTGCCTATACGCACCCTTGTATTCCGCAAACCGCCGAGGACCTGGCTTTCATCAAGGCCAGCCTCAATCAGGAGCCGTGGAAGTCCGGCTACGCCGCGCTCGCGGCCACGAGCACTGCCCAGCTCAACTGGCAAATGGACGGCCCCTACGCGCAGGTCAGTCGGAAGGGATCCTACGACGCCAACCTCACCGCATGGGGGAATTCCATGAACGCCGTGTATAACCTCGCGCGGATGTGGTATTTCACCGGCAACGAGGACTATGCCAAAAAGGCCCGCGACATCCTCATCGCGTGGGCGACCACCAACACCACCTTCAATGGCAACGAAGCCGGCCTCGCCCTTGGTGACGCCGCTTACGCCTGGGGCGGCGGCGCGAGCATCCTGCGCGGCACCTGGCCCGGATGGACGGCCGCGGACACGGCCGCGGTCCAAAACTACTTCGCGAACGTCTTCTGGCCGAATTGCCAGTCGAACTTGAACGTCACCGGTCCCTGCAACAAAGGCGACATCGCCAAGGAGGCCGGCATCGCCATCGCCGTTTTCTGCGACGACACCGCGAAGTTCGACCATGTCGTCAATCTTTACCGCACCTACTACGGCTCCGGCCTGATGGATACCCTGCCCACCGGCCAGTTGGGCGAGACGGGCCGCGACGGGGGCCACGCCTTCGGTTCCCTCAACGCCCTGGCCTTCGTGGCCGAGGTCGCCTATAAACAAGGCGTCGACCTCTTCTCGGAATTGGACAACCGGCTGCTGGCCTGCGGCGAATACTACTCCCGCAACACCTACACCACCGACAATCCCTACGTTCCTTTCGGCACCATCGATTGGCAGTGGATGAACAATGCGGCCGGACCCTACGTCGCCGATCGCGGCGCCTTTTACATCCTCCAAAACGCCTACAGACACCGCAAGAACCTGCCCACTCCCTGGATCGACCGCAAACTCCAGGATCAGCCCGTTAATAATAGCAACTGGATGAGTGCCAGGACGGCCGACCACACCACCGCCCCCGCGTTGTCACCGGTCACCTTCCCGGCGGTTTCGCCGGCCTCGAGCGGCCTGACCCTGACCACCCTCGGCAGCCAGACCTCGGGCCGCAGCCTCTCGTATTCGAATGGCACCTGGACGATGACCGGACTCGGGAACGGAGTCTGGCAGAATACGGCTGATGACTGCCAGTTCGCCTACGCCACGATGACCGGCGACTGCGCCATGGTGGCCAGGGTGAACTCGTTCACCTATTCCGGCTCCAATAACGGCAAGGCGGGCCTGATGATCCGCGACAACCTTATCAACACCATTTCGCAGCGCGCCTGGGTCGGCGTCGTGCCCGCGGCCACCAATCTGATGGAATCCCACGTGCGGGGCTTTACCGAAAACGGGAGCTACGACACCCATTCGCACCAGTGGTCCCCTGCCCAGGCACTGCCCTACTGGTTCAAGATCGAACGCCGGGGCAAGCAGATTACCACCTTCGTTTCGGGGGACGGCGCCAGCTGGTCGCCGCAGACCTGCTCCTATTACGGCAATCTCCCGTCCACCCTCTATATCGGCCTGCACATCAGCAGCGGGAATGCCACGCCCGTTACGGCCACCTTTGACAACGTGGCCTTCACCGGTGGAAGCGGCGGCCCGGTGACAATTCCGCCCACCCCGAAGGGCGTGATCGCCAACGGCTCCATCAAAGCCATTACCGTGCGCTGGCTGGCCTCCTTTGGCGCCACGTCCTACGACCTGCTCCGCTCGACCACCTCGGGCTCCGGCTACACCGCCCTTGCCAGCAACCTCTCCGGCACGAGCTACGTGGACACGACGGCGGCCGCCGGCACGACCTACTACTATGTCGTCCGCGCGAAAAACTCCGCCGGCACCAGTGGCAATTCGCCCCAGCACTACAGCGCTCGAATGACCTCGCCGATGGTGAACATCGCCTTCAGTGGCACCTCGACGGCCAGTTTCAACCAGGGCTCCTCCACGGAAGGCTCCGCCAAGGCCTTCGACGGCAACCCAGGCTCCAAGTGGTATGGCTACAATTCGCCGACGGGCTGGCTCCAGTATGATTTCGGCGCCAGCAACGCACAGGTCGTCAAACGTTACACCATCAACAGCGCTGACGTGGCCACGCGCGACCCGAAAGACTGGCAGTTCCAAGGCTCCCAGGACGGCTCCACCTGGACGACGCTGGACACGCAGAGCGGCCAGTCCTTCCTGGTCGTCATGTCGCAGAACACGTATAACATCGGCAACACCACCGCCTACCGCTACTACCGGATCAACGTCACCGCCAACAATGGGGCCACTGGCACGGCAATCGCCGAACTCGGCCTGTGGAGCGACAGCGGACAAACCATCCCCGATGGCATCTACCGCATCGTCAGCCGCAAGAGCACCAAGGTCCTCGACCTCGTCAATGGCGGCACCGCCGACGGCACCGATGCCACCCAGTGGGGCTGGAACGGCGGCGATGACCAGAAATGGACCCTCACCTACCTGGGCAATGGCCAATACAAAGCCGTGGGTGTCGCCAGTAGCAAGTTGCTCGAAGTCACGGGCGCATCCACCAGCAATGGCGCCGTCGTGCAGGTCATGACCTCGAACAATAACAACTGCCAAAAATGGACGGTTGCTCCTTCGGGCGACGGAGCCTTCCAGCTTCTGAACGTGAACAGCGCCAAAGCCATGGACGTCGCCAGCGGAAGCACCGCCGACGGAGCGGGCATCATCCAGTGGCCTTACAGCGGAGCCGACAATCAGCAGTGGAGGTTCGGCCTCACCCAGTAA
- a CDS encoding alpha-L-arabinofuranosidase C-terminal domain-containing protein yields MKRFLEPCRRVRSSISPAFAALAMTACACAAPASVTVQADKPAHPVSPMLWGVFFEDINLAADGGLYPELVRNRSFEGEDALRNWTFTSAKKDAAAPALDDSKPLNAFNRQSLRVCPGAGLTLENPGYWGMNFVAGDKYRFQIAVRGEKGFHGKLRVELCAANGDVLASGVLELAAKVPANPPKLSNHDDGWRSYSLELVPAKSDPRGKLKLALSGEGVAFLDMISLMPERTWKGHGLRGDLAEAIDALKPAFLRFPGGCFVEGDVLANSYNWKHTIGDVASRRPQHNLWDYLSTNGLGYHEYLQLAEDLGAEPVFCVNVGMSHRESVPLDRMGAWVQDALDAIEYANGSVDSVWGSLRAKNGHPAPFNLRYIEVGNENGGPDYAARWPLFAKAIKAKYPDIILIANFWMDAYPKDPAPEIVDEHYYDTPEGLMRRATQYDNYDRKGPKIFVGEYAVTKRAGYGNLRGAVGEAAFMTGLERNSDVVVMAAYAPLFTNVHHRSWSPDLINFDNAGWYGLPSYFVQQMFSRNTGDVTLPIEVKSAELPSGVSTGGIGVGTWNTSAEFRDITVTAPDGKVLFASDFAKHGLAGWKFAGPGEWSVKDGVLRQTAEKQNARAFIGDPSWKDYTVAMKARKISGLEGFMLLFHINHETDRIGWNLGGWDNKYFALRLDDADTRKDGSIDAGRWYDVKVETRDGRVRCWLDGKLVHDFQPPHLTARTIYASATRDTAAGEIILKVVNAAAKPVETEISLEGISKIPGNARAIVLTSANPTDENSLAEPRKVHPRTEELTLAGPKFTRSFPGNSVTVLRIATLR; encoded by the coding sequence ATGAAACGTTTTCTTGAACCGTGCCGTAGAGTCAGATCCTCGATCTCGCCGGCATTCGCCGCCCTCGCCATGACGGCCTGCGCCTGTGCGGCTCCCGCGAGCGTCACCGTGCAGGCGGACAAGCCGGCGCACCCGGTGTCGCCGATGCTGTGGGGCGTCTTCTTCGAGGACATCAATCTCGCGGCGGACGGCGGCCTTTATCCCGAGTTGGTTCGCAATCGCTCGTTCGAGGGTGAGGACGCGCTGCGCAACTGGACGTTCACCAGTGCGAAGAAGGATGCGGCAGCGCCCGCGCTCGATGATTCCAAGCCGCTGAACGCGTTCAACCGACAGAGCCTCCGCGTCTGCCCGGGCGCCGGACTCACGCTGGAAAATCCCGGCTACTGGGGCATGAACTTCGTTGCCGGCGATAAATATCGCTTCCAAATTGCCGTGCGCGGCGAGAAGGGCTTCCACGGGAAATTGCGCGTCGAGTTGTGCGCCGCGAATGGCGACGTGCTCGCGTCCGGCGTGCTCGAGCTCGCGGCCAAAGTCCCGGCGAACCCGCCGAAGCTCTCGAACCACGACGACGGCTGGAGGTCGTATTCCCTCGAGCTCGTGCCGGCGAAGTCCGATCCCCGGGGAAAATTGAAGCTCGCGCTCTCCGGCGAAGGCGTCGCGTTTCTCGACATGATCTCGCTGATGCCGGAGCGGACCTGGAAGGGGCACGGACTGCGCGGCGATCTCGCGGAAGCGATCGACGCACTGAAGCCGGCGTTCCTGCGCTTCCCCGGCGGTTGCTTTGTCGAAGGCGATGTCCTTGCGAATTCCTACAACTGGAAACACACGATCGGCGACGTCGCCTCGCGCAGGCCGCAGCACAACCTCTGGGATTATCTCTCCACGAACGGCCTCGGCTATCACGAGTATCTCCAGCTCGCGGAGGACCTCGGTGCGGAGCCCGTGTTTTGCGTGAACGTCGGCATGTCGCATCGCGAGTCCGTGCCGCTCGACCGCATGGGCGCGTGGGTGCAGGATGCGCTCGACGCCATCGAATACGCCAACGGCTCCGTGGATTCCGTGTGGGGATCGCTGCGCGCGAAGAATGGCCATCCGGCGCCTTTCAACCTCCGCTACATCGAGGTCGGCAACGAGAATGGCGGCCCCGACTACGCCGCGCGCTGGCCGCTCTTCGCGAAGGCGATCAAGGCGAAATACCCCGACATCATCCTCATCGCGAACTTCTGGATGGATGCCTATCCGAAGGACCCCGCGCCGGAGATCGTGGACGAGCATTACTACGACACGCCCGAGGGGCTCATGCGCCGAGCGACGCAATACGACAACTACGACCGCAAGGGGCCGAAGATTTTTGTGGGCGAATACGCCGTCACCAAGCGCGCCGGCTACGGCAATCTCCGCGGGGCGGTGGGCGAGGCGGCTTTCATGACCGGCCTCGAGCGCAATTCCGACGTCGTGGTGATGGCCGCCTACGCGCCGCTGTTCACGAACGTCCATCACCGCTCCTGGAGCCCCGACCTCATCAATTTCGACAACGCCGGCTGGTATGGCTTGCCGAGCTACTTCGTGCAGCAGATGTTCAGCCGGAACACCGGCGACGTGACGCTGCCGATCGAGGTGAAGAGCGCCGAGCTGCCGTCGGGAGTGTCCACGGGCGGAATCGGCGTTGGCACCTGGAACACGAGCGCGGAGTTCAGGGACATCACGGTCACCGCGCCGGATGGAAAGGTGCTGTTTGCCTCGGACTTCGCCAAACACGGGCTCGCAGGATGGAAGTTCGCCGGCCCGGGCGAGTGGAGCGTGAAGGACGGCGTGCTCCGCCAGACGGCCGAGAAGCAAAACGCGCGCGCGTTCATCGGCGATCCGTCGTGGAAGGATTACACCGTCGCGATGAAGGCGCGGAAAATCTCCGGCCTCGAGGGTTTCATGCTGCTGTTTCACATCAATCACGAGACGGACCGCATCGGCTGGAATCTCGGGGGCTGGGACAACAAATACTTCGCCCTGAGACTCGACGACGCAGACACGCGCAAGGACGGTTCGATCGATGCCGGCCGCTGGTATGATGTGAAGGTGGAGACGCGGGACGGCCGCGTCCGCTGCTGGCTCGACGGAAAGCTCGTCCACGACTTCCAGCCGCCGCACCTCACCGCGCGGACGATTTACGCGAGCGCCACGCGCGACACCGCTGCCGGCGAGATCATCCTCAAGGTCGTCAACGCCGCCGCCAAGCCAGTTGAGACCGAGATCAGCCTCGAGGGAATTTCGAAGATCCCCGGCAACGCGCGCGCCATCGTGCTGACCTCCGCGAATCCGACGGACGAAAATTCGCTGGCCGAGCCACGCAAAGTCCACCCGCGCACCGAGGAGCTGACCCTCGCCGGCCCGAAATTCACGCGCAGTTTCCCCGGCAATTCCGTGACGGTGCTGCGCATTGCGACCCTGAGATAG
- a CDS encoding TIM-barrel domain-containing protein, translating to MNLLFRACRTAVILFGLAVGLGRPACAQADESSGEGSRPAGLHYAGAAAELAVYPCTPHSLRIVIAPNAGDLPAALPVSPVFVPRAWPPAALRWSGGPGSSDQEKRVGDFTVRIQAHPLTLTISDAKGRPVQTLRFDDTTGFGFHTGKRPILGLGEGGAQFDRNGKKFPYFNGQHTPDRPTMGARIAVPYLLGTEGWALLVVSSPGDFDLANGQGRFRPVPDSSADLDLIVADARDPQAWFAELAELIGRPVLPPKWALGYMQSHRTLESAAQILAEADTFRQKKLPCDALIFLGTGFCPVGWNTGHDSLEFNPKVFERPPEDVLADLHRRNFHFVVHVTPPLVAPLKDAKGKTIRLPWDGDRLHGTFQDASDTSATADPTHIVAYWQRHRPAFAAGIDGWWPDEGDWFDIESRFARARMYYEGPLADRPDRRPWNLQRNGYLGVARYGGWIWSGDVESRWRALAAQVPVGINHSLSVSPYWGTDTGGFHPTPEFTGELFVRWFQFSAFCPSFRSHGRAWQLRLPWGWSTENPGPLEGARPPPPGELPNAQVEPICRQYLELRYRLLPYTYALARQVRDTGLPLMRALWLHYPDDATAAARGDEYLWGRDLLVSPVVERGATERRVYLPAGIWYDWWTGERIEGGREIVRPVDLATLPLYVRAGAIIPLDPLRQYAMEPVSEPTTLRLYPGADGEFFLYEDQGDTNDYLEGASATIPLRWDEKARSLTLGPRRGSYPGMPARRLFRVVWMKPGPAEGLQSTEVRFDGSEITLHAPQR from the coding sequence ATGAACCTCCTTTTCCGCGCCTGCCGCACCGCCGTCATCCTGTTCGGCCTCGCCGTCGGCCTGGGGCGGCCGGCTTGCGCCCAGGCGGACGAGTCGTCGGGCGAGGGGAGCCGGCCCGCGGGCCTGCACTATGCCGGAGCAGCGGCCGAACTGGCCGTGTATCCCTGCACGCCCCATAGCCTGCGCATCGTCATCGCCCCGAATGCGGGCGACCTTCCCGCCGCCCTGCCGGTCTCTCCCGTTTTCGTCCCTCGTGCCTGGCCTCCGGCGGCCCTTCGTTGGAGCGGCGGGCCAGGATCTTCCGACCAAGAAAAACGCGTGGGCGATTTTACCGTCCGCATCCAGGCCCACCCGCTCACCCTTACAATTTCCGACGCGAAGGGCCGGCCCGTGCAAACGCTGCGCTTCGACGACACCACGGGCTTCGGCTTTCACACCGGAAAGCGGCCGATTCTCGGACTCGGCGAAGGCGGCGCGCAGTTCGACCGCAACGGAAAAAAATTTCCCTACTTCAACGGCCAGCACACGCCGGATCGCCCCACCATGGGCGCCCGCATCGCCGTGCCCTACCTCCTCGGCACCGAGGGCTGGGCGCTGCTCGTCGTTTCGTCCCCGGGCGATTTCGATCTCGCGAACGGACAAGGCAGATTCCGCCCCGTCCCCGACTCCTCCGCCGACCTCGATCTCATTGTCGCCGATGCCCGCGATCCGCAGGCCTGGTTCGCCGAACTCGCCGAACTCATCGGCCGGCCGGTCCTGCCTCCCAAGTGGGCGCTCGGCTACATGCAGTCGCACCGCACGCTGGAATCCGCCGCGCAGATCCTGGCGGAGGCCGACACCTTTCGCCAAAAAAAGCTGCCCTGCGACGCGCTGATCTTTCTCGGCACCGGCTTCTGCCCGGTCGGCTGGAACACCGGTCACGACTCCCTGGAGTTCAACCCGAAGGTTTTTGAACGTCCACCCGAGGACGTGCTCGCCGACCTGCATCGCCGGAATTTCCATTTCGTCGTGCACGTCACCCCTCCGCTGGTCGCGCCCCTGAAAGACGCCAAGGGCAAAACCATCCGACTGCCCTGGGACGGCGACCGTCTGCACGGCACCTTTCAAGATGCGTCGGACACCTCGGCCACGGCCGACCCGACCCACATCGTGGCCTATTGGCAGCGTCACCGTCCGGCCTTCGCCGCGGGCATCGACGGCTGGTGGCCGGACGAAGGCGACTGGTTCGACATCGAGTCCCGTTTCGCTCGCGCCCGCATGTATTACGAAGGCCCGCTCGCGGATCGTCCCGATCGCCGCCCGTGGAATCTCCAGCGCAACGGATACCTCGGCGTCGCCCGCTACGGCGGCTGGATCTGGTCGGGCGACGTCGAGTCGCGCTGGCGCGCCCTTGCCGCCCAGGTGCCGGTCGGCATCAACCACTCGCTGAGCGTCTCGCCGTATTGGGGAACCGATACCGGAGGCTTCCACCCCACGCCCGAATTCACCGGCGAACTCTTCGTGCGCTGGTTCCAGTTCTCCGCCTTCTGCCCCTCGTTCCGCTCGCATGGCCGCGCCTGGCAACTGCGCCTGCCGTGGGGTTGGAGCACGGAAAACCCCGGCCCGCTCGAAGGCGCCCGACCGCCGCCTCCCGGCGAACTGCCGAACGCGCAGGTCGAGCCGATCTGCCGCCAATACCTCGAGCTGCGCTACCGCCTGCTGCCCTACACCTACGCCCTCGCGCGCCAGGTCCGCGACACCGGCCTGCCGCTCATGCGCGCGCTCTGGCTGCACTATCCCGATGACGCGACGGCCGCCGCCCGCGGCGACGAATACCTCTGGGGCCGCGACCTGCTCGTCTCTCCCGTCGTGGAGCGCGGAGCGACCGAGCGCCGTGTGTATCTGCCGGCCGGCATTTGGTATGACTGGTGGACCGGCGAACGCATCGAGGGCGGTCGCGAGATCGTTCGTCCCGTCGATCTCGCTACGCTCCCGCTCTACGTCCGCGCCGGCGCGATCATCCCGCTCGATCCCCTCCGCCAATACGCGATGGAGCCGGTGTCCGAGCCCACCACGCTCCGCCTCTACCCGGGCGCCGACGGGGAGTTCTTCCTCTACGAAGATCAGGGCGACACCAACGATTACCTCGAGGGCGCCTCCGCAACGATTCCTCTCCGTTGGGATGAAAAGGCGCGCAGCCTCACCCTCGGTCCGCGCCGCGGCTCCTACCCGGGCATGCCCGCCAGGCGTCTCTTCCGCGTCGTCTGGATGAAGCCTGGACCCGCCGAAGGCCTCCAGTCCACCGAGGTCCGCTTCGACGGCTCCGAAATCACCCTACACGCACCTCAACGATGA
- a CDS encoding alpha-L-fucosidase produces MRKLPPTSLLALGCCLAIASAQPGPLNLPPIADGPFKPDWKSLTRYETPEWFRDAKFGIWAHWGPQCEPEDGDWYARNMYMQGSRQYKSHLAKYGHPSTHGFKDVIHEWKAEHFDPDKLLKFYKENGAKYFMALANHHDNLDLYDSKYQPWNSVNVGPKRDLIGEWAKATRANGLRFAVSVHAARAWTWYEVAQGADKDGPLAGVPYDGKLTKADGKGKWWEGLDPQDLYEQNHRPGRALHHNFDAARGTSMPDSAYLEKFFKRTKQLWDDYHPDQLYYDDRVLPFYDIAPEVPLKLAAHFYNTRLDKDGRTEAVMNGKHLDEMQRRTMVYDIERGKADGILPQPWQTDTCIGGWHYSRSLYENKGYKSAASIVRMLADIVSKNGNLMLSVPLQGDGQPDEQEIAIVEEIGAWLKVNGEAIYATRPWKIYGEGPSTESSEKGHAEGQADVSKKPFTPADIRFTQSKDGATLYAIVLEIPKDGKVLVKSLAAGSPHAPGRIDAVRLVGGGDLEFTRDEAGLHVSLPEKFDGRTAFALAIRPGPVAQNGAPSSGLRQIAGAEG; encoded by the coding sequence ATGCGGAAACTCCCCCCCACGAGCCTGCTCGCACTGGGCTGCTGCCTCGCCATCGCCTCGGCGCAGCCCGGGCCGCTGAACCTCCCGCCCATCGCCGACGGCCCATTCAAGCCCGATTGGAAATCGCTCACGCGCTACGAGACGCCGGAGTGGTTTCGCGACGCGAAGTTCGGCATCTGGGCGCATTGGGGGCCGCAGTGCGAGCCGGAGGACGGCGACTGGTATGCGCGGAACATGTATATGCAGGGTTCCCGGCAATACAAATCCCACCTCGCGAAATACGGACATCCCTCGACCCACGGCTTCAAGGACGTCATTCACGAATGGAAGGCGGAGCATTTCGACCCCGACAAGCTCCTGAAATTCTACAAGGAAAACGGCGCGAAATATTTCATGGCGCTGGCCAACCACCACGACAACCTCGACCTCTACGACTCGAAGTATCAGCCGTGGAACTCGGTCAACGTCGGACCGAAAAGGGATCTGATCGGCGAATGGGCGAAGGCGACCCGTGCCAACGGCCTGCGGTTTGCCGTGAGCGTCCACGCCGCCCGTGCCTGGACATGGTATGAAGTGGCGCAGGGCGCGGACAAGGACGGGCCGCTCGCGGGCGTGCCCTACGACGGCAAACTCACGAAGGCCGACGGCAAGGGCAAATGGTGGGAGGGCCTCGATCCGCAGGACCTCTACGAGCAGAACCACCGCCCCGGCCGGGCGCTGCACCACAACTTCGACGCCGCGCGCGGAACGAGCATGCCCGACAGCGCGTATCTCGAGAAATTCTTCAAGCGAACCAAGCAGCTCTGGGACGACTATCACCCCGATCAACTCTACTACGACGACCGCGTCCTTCCGTTCTACGACATCGCTCCAGAGGTGCCGCTGAAGCTCGCCGCCCATTTCTACAACACGCGGCTCGACAAGGACGGTCGCACCGAGGCGGTGATGAACGGCAAGCATCTCGACGAGATGCAGCGCCGGACCATGGTTTACGACATCGAGCGCGGCAAGGCGGACGGCATTCTGCCGCAACCCTGGCAGACCGACACCTGCATCGGCGGGTGGCACTACAGCCGCAGCCTCTACGAAAACAAGGGCTACAAATCCGCCGCGTCGATCGTGCGGATGCTCGCCGATATCGTCAGCAAGAACGGCAACCTCATGTTGAGCGTGCCGCTCCAGGGCGACGGCCAGCCCGACGAGCAGGAGATCGCCATCGTCGAGGAGATCGGCGCGTGGCTGAAGGTGAACGGCGAGGCGATCTATGCGACCCGCCCGTGGAAAATTTATGGCGAAGGCCCTTCGACGGAATCTTCCGAGAAAGGGCATGCCGAAGGCCAGGCCGATGTCTCGAAGAAGCCGTTCACCCCAGCCGACATCCGCTTCACGCAATCGAAGGACGGCGCGACGCTCTACGCCATCGTGCTCGAAATTCCGAAGGACGGGAAAGTGCTTGTCAAATCTCTGGCCGCGGGCTCGCCGCACGCGCCGGGCAGGATCGACGCCGTCCGGCTCGTGGGCGGCGGTGATTTGGAATTCACGCGCGACGAAGCCGGCCTGCACGTCTCGCTGCCCGAAAAGTTCGATGGCAGAACCGCGTTCGCGCTCGCAATCCGCCCCGGCCCGGTCGCCCAGAATGGCGCTCCCTCCTCTGGCTTGCGCCAGATCGCCGGCGCCGAAGGATGA